DNA sequence from the Vicia villosa cultivar HV-30 ecotype Madison, WI linkage group LG3, Vvil1.0, whole genome shotgun sequence genome:
CTATTTTTAAAATCGAAaagaatattttatttgaaattgaatttttaaaattgaaaaattctACATTTTACCATAATTAATGGTATGCTTTTAATTgtcataaaattaataaatttgtgTTGACTTGTAATTATAAATTAGTAGAATATCTGTGTGTTTACAGTAGTAACTTCATTCGTATCTTAAAATTTATTCGATACGATTTTTAAAATCcttaaaaattataattgttgtattataataattcttattttttaaaaaaattatggttTTTTTATATCTAAAATTGTTAAGTATATTCTTTTATGTTTTTACTGTTTCTAATAGTTTGTCGTATATTTGGATAAATGAAAAACAACTGTGaataaaatagataaatttttaataaaaatgtcattaacaaataataattttCTTAGCAGTTACGAGAAAGTCTCACTTAAAATATATTAGACAAATTTAAATCTATAATATATTGGATAAACTTACTAGAAGCTCTacgaaaaaataattttattttcaacaactATAACAGCTATCTTCAAAGCAATTTCATTTTCAATACCAGCGTTTCAATATCTTAAGAGCAcaattttctaaaaaatttaCGCAAGAAAAAGTAgggattattaatttttttttttggaaagtcagatattttgattaatatgttGAAAACTTAAATTTAGATGCAACTAAAATATATTGGACAAATTTAAAGCTAGATGCTCTATGAAAAAATAATTTCTTTCAACAACAATTAAATAGATTTAAGAAACtatttaaacatttatttatttaagaaaatttagagaaaagatttttttaataattcaaCATGAAGTTAGTGTGGATTGCCACCATCTGGTCTTTTTGGTTACTTAGGAATGGAGTGCGTTTTCGGAAGGAAGCTTGGAGCATTAACAACACCGTTTGGAACATAAAGTTTTTGGTGTGGAAATGGTCTTTTTGTGGGAAGATTACCCATCCCAATTACACTTTTTACGAATTTAGTAAGGAGCCCCTTTTCTATTTATCGTAAgggtaattggtttgtaatttttctttttgtcgggCTTTCCCGCTCTCctttgtaatcgggttggagaacccttagttctccgtttaatataatttcttgattaaaaaaaaaaaataattcaacATGAAGAAATTCCAACTCAGTAATAACACATAAGTGTGCAGCAGATGTGATCCATATTACTATATTATCATAAGAGAAATTCTCGTGAAAAAGAATTTGTGTGACGAATCAATTGTTTAACACTGTCAGTCATATATAAAGCACCCTCCTTTTCCATAAGAATGTCCAGattcatcaaattcaaacaaaactCCACCACCTCTTTTCATTTCGCCACCTCAATTTTGTATATTTTCACACACGTCTATATGCATGGTACAACATGGACAAATGTTGGTGCATGTTAATTATATAACTTTCTTTTTTATATCTATAAATACCCTCTCATCTCAGTAAACTTTGTTCATCCACAACAAGCAAAGTGAGACCTTAGTTCAAATCAACATGGCTGCTATTACAAAGAAAGCTTCATTTCCACTTTTGATGCTGCTGGGAATTGCTCTACTAGCGTGTGTCTCTTCTAGATCTGATTTAGAGAATCCGTTTATCTTCGAGTCTAACAGGTTTCAAACTCTTTTTGAAAATGAAAACGGTCACATCCGTCTTCTCCAAAAATTTGACCAACGTTCCAAAAtatttgaaaatcttcaaaactacCGTCTTTTGGAATATAAATCCAAACCTCACACCATATTTCTTCCACAACAAACCGATGCCGATTTCATCCTTGTTGTCCTCAGtggtaatttattttttatcaagttaaatatttaaaactaatcactcatagtttatttttaaaaaacggtATTTTGTTTTGTaaggataaattaaattaaattttaaaatataataattgtaACTTTCAGGAAGAGCTATACTCACAGTGTTGAAACCCGACGATAGAAACTCCTTCAACCTTGAACGTGGAGACACAATAAAACTTTCTGCTGGCACCGTTGCTTATTTGGTTAACCGAGACGACGACGAAGATCTTAGAGTATTAGATCTTGCGATTCCCATAAATAGACCTGGCCAACTTCAGGTAATCTATATAGCCAGTTAATGtttactttttcttatatcgaatATGGTTTGCGCGTTGTTGTAAGAAAATTTGTGGGGATCTCTACCATAACATAACTACAACAATTGCGATTGTATTTATACCTATTTTAGTGTAAAGATTTTCTAATGATCTTAAGATTATTTTTTGTCCTTTTCAACAGTCTTTCTTATTGTCTGGAAATCAAAACCAACCTTCCATCTTATCTGGGTTCAGCAAGAACATTCTACAGGCTTCCTTCAATGTAAACATAACACACACAATTTCTTCATTCTTTATGTATCTGTTTGGTtttctatatatatatgtgttaatattcactttttctttgtatatattgtAAAAAAATATAGACCGATTATGAAGAGATAGAGAAGGTTCTTTTGGAAGGGCACGAGAAAGAGACACAACAAAGAAGAAGCCTTAGGGATAAGAGGCAGCAGAGTCAAGAAGAGGATGTAATAGCCAAATTATCAAGGCGACAAATTCAGGAATTGAGTAAAAATGCAAAGTCTAGCTCCAAAAGAAGTTTATCCTCTGAATTTGAACCATTTAACTTAAGAAGTAGCAATCCTATCTATTCCAACAAGTTTGGCAAATTCTTTGAAGTCACTCCAGAGAGAAATCCACAACTTCAGAACTTGGATATACTTGTTAATTCTGTTGATATTAAGGAGGTATGGTAAAATGATTTTATATTATAGGAAACTAACTTTATTACACACCGAGATTTCACTTGATCAAATTTTTATTGTtctaaatgattttatttttgcaTGTTAAAGATATATTGTCAAACTTTTGTTATTAAGTTGACATCATATAAGTAACTATTTTTATATAGTCAATAATATGCATTGTGTATAGAATAtataccaaaaatatttatttaattttctttaaaaattaaattccagGGATCTCTATTGTTGCCACACTACAATTCGAGGGCCATATTAATAGTAACAGTTAACGAAGGAAATGGAGATTTTGAACTTGTGGGTCAAAGAAATGAAAACCAACAAGGACAGAGAAAAGAAGACGACGAAGAAGAGGAACAAGGGGAAGAAGAGataaacaaacaagtgataaattACAAAGCTAAGTTGTCTCAAGGAGATGTTTTTGTAATTCCAGCAGGTCATCCAGTTGCCATAAGAGCTTTCTCAAATCTCAATTTGCTTGGATTTGGTATCAATGCTGAGAACAATCAGAGGAACTTTCTTGCAGGTATATCATATGATCACTCATTCACTCTCTCTGTATATTCATTTTATGTATGTATTTTAAAAGTCTGGTTCTATTAAATCAAAGAGAAAATATTATCAAGATATTCTTTTTTTCTGGTGATTGAAAATTTGAAGGCGAGGAGGACAATGTGATTAGCCAGATACATCGATCAGTGAAAGATCTTGCATTCCCTGGATCAGCTCAAGAGGTTGATATACTATTAGGAAATCAGAAACAATCTTACTTTGCAAATGCTCAACCACAGCAAAGAGAGAGAGGAAGCCATGAAACAAGAGATCGTCTATCTTCAATTTTGGATGCTTTTTAATGAATGAGCAAATAATATGCATGTATGCTATCAAGATATATAGCTCATAGTGAGCAAAGAATAAAACAATGTTCTCTAGTAACTATAACTATATTTCCACTTTTATACtacgaaaaaataaataaagagcaTTTTGATGATCCTCTTAACTACTAAGTTTTTTTAGTAATACTCTTATATACTAGTATGAGTatgaataatctttttctttaaaaatgagTATGTATTATTCAATCAACCATAAATAGTCAATTAAAcccttaaattataattttagttATAATTTGATAAAGCAATTAAAAATGGGCCTGTATATGCCACTATTAGTATTTTTCCATAGTTAATTTTGTAAATCCtgaagaaaaatcaaataaaaaaattttaaaaaaaaatttaaattgtatTCCAATAAAAATTGTCATACTACGAGCAAACGACAAATGTTATAATAGTATGGGCTTAGACTTCGTAACAAAAATATATAACGATTGTTTATTAAAAAAGTCAATAAATAAAAGTATAAGACACTAATAACATTAAAGCTAATGTAAAAACTTGATATCTCATATCTATGATCCGTGAGATACATTCATTAGTGTATTAATCAGATCTAAAGAAAAATAcgattaaaattaaagaaaaatataatattaaaaaatttagaagACTCTCAAAACTAactaagaaaatataaaatattttcattgatttatttgacatctTCGAATGTGttaaagacactacatatatatatatatatatataatgctaaTAATGGATATTCAAGTAAAAGATCCAAAACTAAAAAAAGATTAactcaataaaattaaaataagataataacaaataaaaattatacttCTAATTTATTATATAAGTTATATACTTACTGATAATTCAAACTATATCATCTTCTAATGTAATAGTCCCTATGCATTAATGTTATGTTATTTGACCATAAAACACTTTATGTATTAAAGACTTTTTTAATTCATGATCACAATCCCAAAGCCCTCTAGAATGACCTATTTCTTAATGGGATAGAGGACATATCATAACCTATCCAACATTACGCACACCATAGAGCCTCACACCTCAACGTTTGCTAATTCTCTCCCCACCATAAACACCATAATACATGGCCTCTCGATACTTCAGGCAAGCCAAACCACCATAATGAAGTTTCATGTCTCTAATACATTAAGGGTGGGGACCTCTATATGGTTTTTTTACTTGTACTTTAAGCTTTAGTTGGTCATTAATCTTATATTTGAGTCGCATTCTCAATTGCGCATCTTTAAGGATAGAGTTTTGAATCTGAATTTTAGCATgcaaaattcaaaatattaatgTTTGAGTATAAATATTATACTTTAAATCAAGTAGTTGAATTTTTGGAACAAGAACCATAATTTAGATTTATGCAAGTCATGTCAAAAGTAAATTCTCAAAAACATCTTTGGAACTTGAACTTTTGAGATTTTGgatgtgtgattcgaatcacaaacCCCCTGAGTCAAACCAAACGAGGCAATAAGAACCAGATATTTGTGTAATcttttgatttgaatcatgacTTATAGTAGATTCTAATAATGTACTTTGTGAGTTGAATATCAATTTGTACATGAGCCGAATTATAGATTCTTCTTCAGCCACTGTCAAGTTTGAGTTCAATCATGACCAACTATGACTCAAATCAAAGTTGTAACACCATAAGCCCGGAtattatttaaaagaataatCAACACTTTAGGATGTTActcaaatcaaaataaaacatgCATACCATCTCAATTTATTGACATACTCGTAGAGGAATTTCAAATAATAACATAACTTCAATAATCTCTTTAACTAAAGTAATTAATAAAAATGACATGATCCAAAATCATTAACTCAAATAATTAGTGAAATTAGACAACGCTTTAAAATTGTCCCCATGAGTATTTTAGAGGACATTTGTGAGGTGTTACGAGAATTATCTTTGCATCCCACAAGAATCATTGCCTAACTTTTTTTAGGCAATAATTTTCACATGTTGCATTAAAAAGTTTTGTCAGAAGCAATAAATGATGAGTTTCGTCGCTAGATGAAAAATCCATCTATgttaaaaaacaacaacaaaagatttaaccaatcttaaaaaaaaatatacaaacaatAACAATAATGTGTCTAATGCACATTCATCAACAATAACAATGTGTCTAATACACATTCGACAACAacaacatataaaaaataataaaatgacaaTTGTGTCATATATACATTCAGTAACAACATcatataaacaacaacaataacaacaatgtgTCTAGCATAcattcaataacaacaacaacactgaatatcaacaacattcaacaacaaaataagttcaacaacaacataaatgaATGTATAAGAACTTACAACAAACAATATTCAAATTcgaaaacaacaataacataaacatgaacaacaacaacaacaacgtaaacatCAAGAACAAGAACATAAATGTATTGTACATGAATGATAAATAGTTTACGTAATAGAAATATGACGAATAAGTAAAAGAGTTTTGTCCTCCCTTCTTTGTCTAACTACtctgagttttttttttgtaaaaagggAAACACAATAACAAACCATAATTATATTGATTTTCGTTGATTTGTAAAAGAGAAATCTAAGAACGAACGATAGATACAGCGTTGTACGTTAAACAAAGAACGAAAGATTGTGATTGCATGTTTCATTTTGTTAATGAAGATGAAAAAATGGGTTCAATTTTCTCCTGATGTTTTAGGGTTGAAAGATTCCTCAACGATGAAATGAAAAAATGGCAATTGAATAGATAAGTTAAATTGTAATTCATGTTTCAGAATAACACATTTCACCATGGTTGTTTAAATCAACCGAAGTGATATctgatatatttaattaaattttaaaaaatgcgcCAGTTTATTACcagtcaaaaaatttaaaaatagtagTGAATTCGGGAATATTTTCTTCCTCGCTTCCAAAACCCCTAATAAAACAGACTCTTATTGAATTGAAGATCATTAAAAAAATCTTGAGAACCATGCCTCTATTTTTGATGGTATGTATCTCTTTCAGCTAAAGTTGAGTTCCTAGGTTTGAATCCAGTCTTAGATACTCCCATAATTAGTCAtcttattttaaattcaagcGGATTTGCTCATATCTCAcatattaaaaggtaaaaaaacgcTTTTAGGGCATATATGTGTGAATCGAATCACACAATCCCCTTAGTCGAATCAAATGAGGAAATAAGAACCAGGTTTTTGTGTAATCTTGTGATTTGAATCATACCTTACACTATATTCTAATAATGCACTCTGTGAGCCGAATCACAGTTTGTACATGAGTCGAATCATAGATCCTTCTTCAGCCACACTGCCAAGTTTGAGTTCAATCATGACCAACTATGACTCAAATCATAGTTGTAACACCATAAGCCTCGaatattaatttaaaagaatAATCAACACTTTAGgatgtttctcaaaacaaaacatgCATACCATCTTAATTTATTGACATACTCGCAGCGGAATTTCAAATAATAACATAACTTTAATAATCTCTTCAACTGAAAGAATTAATGAAAAGAACATGATCCAAAATCAttaactcaaaacaaataaaatgccTTGTTTTCGATGTTACAAATCAGTTCAGAGCACAAAATGCCTTCTTCTGTGAAATTAGACAATGCTTGAAAATTGTCCCCATAAGTATTTTAGAGGACATTTGTGAGGTGTTACGAGAATTATCTTTTCATCCCATAAGAATCATTGTCTAAATGTTTTTTAGGCAGTAAATTTCACATGTTGCATAAAGAGTGTTGCCAGAAGCAATAAATGTTGTAGTGATGAGTTTCGTCGCTCGATGAAGAATCCATCTATgttaaaaaacaacaacaaaatatttaaccaatcttaaaaaaaatacaaataataacaataatgtgTCTAATGCACATTCCTCAACAACAACAATGTGTCTAATACACAttcaataacaataacatataaaAAACAATAAGATAACAATTGTGTCTTATATATATTCAGTAAAACATCAtataaacaacaacaagaacaacaatttGTCTAACATACATTCAATAACaacaaacattaaacaatcaacaacaacaacaccgaaTATCAAAAACATTCAACAACAAAATAAGTTCAACAACAACATAAGTGACTGTATAAGAACttacaacatcaacaacattcaacaacaacaacaacatcaacattcaacaacaacattcaagttcaaaaacaacaataacataaacatgaacaacaacaacaacaacaacgtaaacatcaacaacaagaacataaatGTATCGTACATGCATGATGAATGGTTTACGTAATAGAAATATGACGAATAAGTAAACGAGTTTTGTCctcctttctttttcttcctaTTCTcacttatttttgttgttttgtaaaAGGGAAACCCAAGAACGAACCATAGTTATATCGATTTTCGTAGATTTGTAAAAGAGAAATCTAAGAACGAACGATAGTGACGACGTTGTACGTTAACCAGAGAACGAAAGATTGTGATTGCATGTTTCATTTTGTTAATGAAGATGAAAAAATGGGTTCAACTTGCTCTGGATGTTTTAGGGTTGAAAAGTTCCTCAACGATGAAATGAAAAAATGGCAACTGAATAGATAAGTTAAATTGCAATTCATGTTTCAGAATAACACATTTCACCACGGTTGTTTGAACCAACCGAAGTGATATCTgatctatttaattaaatttaaaaaaatgtgtcAGTTTATTACcagtcaaaaattaaaaaatagaagtgaattataGAATATTTTCTTCCTCCCTTCCAAAACCCCCCAATAAAAGAGACTCTTACTAAATTGaagatcattaaaaaaaattgagaaccTTGCCTCCATTTTTTATGGTATGGATCTCTAGGTTGGGCAAACTTGGATGCCCCTACTCCCAACAAATTGCTGGTCGGGATTGTGAAACTATCGCTGTTTGGTCATAAGGATAATAGTTCTTATCTTATTAGGCCTTGGACGGCAGACCCGGGGGTTACCCGCGCGCGATTGGCAGTGGCATAACCAAAAGAGAAGTAGGGGAGACAAGGTATAACGCTGGGTAGCGCAGCGCATCTATTTCGGGTTTACCAAAGTAGAGTTCCTGGGTTTGAATCCAGTCTTAGATACTCACATAAATAGTCatcttattttaaattcaaatagatTTGTTTATATCTCACATATgtaaatgtttttaaaattataaaactctatttttaaaatcgaaaaaaatattttatttgaaattgaatttttaaaattaaaaagttcTACATTTTACCATAGTTAATGGTATGCTTTTAATTgtcataaaattaataaatttgcgTTGACTTGTAATTATAAATTAGTAGAATATCTATGCATTTGCAGTAGTAAGTTCATTCGTAACTTAAAATTGATTCGATACGATTTTTAAAATCCTTAAAAATTATAGTTGTTGTAGTATAATAAttcttatttttgaaaaaaattatagtttttttatatCTAAAATTGTCATGTATATTCTTTTATGTTTTTACTGTTTCTAATAATAATTTGTcgtatatttgaaaaaataaaaaacaactgtgaattaaatagataaatttttactaaaaatgtcattaaaaaataatagtaattttctTAGCAGTTACGAGAGAAAGTCTCGCTTAAAATATATTAgaaaaatttaaaactataatATATTGGATAAACTTAAAACTAGAAGCTCTacgaaaaaataattttattttccacATCTATAACAGCAATCTTGAAAGCATTagcatctcaaagcaatctcattTTCAATACCAGCGTTtcaataacttttttttaattggcAAAGGAATTAAAAAGGAGCATAAGGGGTGCTCCACCCGATTATAAAGGCAAAAACAGACCGCTATTTAAAACAAGAAAGCAGAAGAATATGCCATGAATGGAAATTACAATTAGAATCAAGGATAGATAAGACTAGATTGTAACCACATCCATGCTCTCGAAACGATATCCGACCAACACTAATGAAAACTAAATTTCACCTTGTTGAAAATAATATCGTTACGTTTACACCAAATACTCCAACACGTTGCTAACCAAATTGCCCCCATTATCTTCCTCGATACACCATTCTTCATCTTTTCATAAGCAAAAGGAAAATTCAAGAATTCATCCAAAGAGAGATTCTCACTCACTCATAACCATTCAAACACCTTCACCCAAATACCTTTCACCACCCGACACACGTCTAATAGGTGCTTCAAACTTTCAATCTCCGAAGAGCAAAAAACACAAAATGACCCAGAATCATCTAAAATTCCCTGCTTGAGCAAATGATCCTTCGTTGCAATTATGTTATGAATTATCCTCCACCCAAAGAAAAGGAATTTTGAAGGGGCAATAACCTTCCACATGAACACCGAAGCCTTAACAATAGAATGCTGTAAAGAAATTCCGGATAGTTTTGCAAAGAACCAGCGGTAACACGAACTAACCGTGAATGTCTCCTCCGAATTAAGACTCCACAAGAAGTCATCCTTATCACTGGCAGAAGGAGCTGATAGCGAAATAACATCCTGGAGATGTTGCCATGCTGCCACGGTGCTGCTGCTATTGCTAGGATAGAGGATAGCGTCCCTCTGCCACTGCCAACCAGAGCTGCTAGTTCGGCCAGCCTCTGCCACTGTCATTCCATCGTCTAAAGCCATGGCGTACAGTTCTGGAAAAATAAGCATAAGAGGCTTAGAATCAACCCAACTGCCATACCAAAAAGGCATGTGTCTTCCATCTCCAAACTTGAAATTAACAGCACCTGAAAAGTTATGAAAGAACAACATCTCATAGTGTGTCTAATacacattcaacaacaacaacatataaaAAACAATAACATAACAATTGTGTCTTATATACATTCAATAACAACATcatataaacaacaacaacaagaacaacaatgtGTCTAACATAGattcaataacaacaaaattaaacattcaacaacaacaacaccgaaTATAAAAAACATTCAACAACAAAATAAGTTCAACAACAACATAAGTGACTGTATAAGAACTTACAACATTAATaacattcaacaacaacattcaagttcaaaaacaacaataacatagacatgaacaacaacaacaacaacgtaaacatcaacaacaagaacataaacGTATCTTACATGCATGATGAATGGTTTACATACTAGAAATATGACGAATAAGTAAAAGAGTTTTGTTCTCCTTTCTTTGGCTTCCTACTCTGacatttttgttattgttttgtaAAAGGGAAACTCAAGAACGAACCTAAATACCTTGCTATTTATGGTTCATCTGACCCCGAGTGAGGCCATAGAACTATACTTGGCGTTGCGTGTTAGGTGAATGAGGATTAGCATCTACAAGGAGTGTTAGCGGGATGATCGCAATTGTATTTGTTGTTTGGAACCATGGTATTCCTATCCGAAATGGATTATCCTTATAATCTCTTATGCATGCACTGTGAGGGTGACTACGTGCATGGCATAGCAACTCGAGCTGAAATCTTAACTCTTCGTGTATGGATTGTTGccttccgagtaagtaaaccttgaatGTGTAGCACTCTTAGATTtcagcatcctgaggagtgtgatttgAAGGATTTGAGGAACAATGACCCCAGTAGAGACCTGTTTAGACACCTGTCGGTTGTAACTATAGGATACGCATGTAGATCGTTATGCGCTGCTGAGGTAGGTTACTTGAGTACATGGCCTCAGATTTGGACCACCATATGTTAGTACTACCAGACAGGTATAATGCCACAATATCACTATCATGTACGGGGTGCGGAAATCATCCTTCTTGATAGATGTGGGATGATGTTGCTTTAGAATTCAAGGAAGGAGTCTGACTTAGTACTCATGATAAGCGGATCCAAACTCTCATATGGTATGTCTGATAAGGATCCAAATGTCGCGCACTTGGTTACTCATTGAGGGTGTGTTGTGTAACCTATGTAGACCGGTTGTTACTACTTATGGATTCCCTGTACACGGGAATGGGTCTGCATATATGTTTGTTTGTACTATTTGTGCACTTGTGAGATGATAACTCTAATGGTGGGCGATTCAtatgtttgctccgtacttgcaCCAGATGAAAGGATAAACCTCGGACCAATGGTAGACTCGGTTTTACTAATGCATGTACACTGTAGAGCCGAGTGGActcataggataggaggactcattGAGACTTAGTAATCTTACTCCTATTATCTTAtcattttcaggtgcagtttagaagTGTCTAATTAGTAGCAAGATTGGATTGAAGATTttgaagtggtgatggctcgaagACCTTGTCAGGTCTCATCTTCCGCTGTAGATCCATTGAAGACGCATGTTTTATACCTTCTTGTACAAATTTCGTGTTGTATTTAATATAGATCTTCTTGTATTtttggcttttgtatgtactcaatatcaattttaaacgTCGCATGCATAaaatactagtcaattatgtgtgGGGTGTCACAATAATGATTACTAATATATTTCCGGTGAATGAACTTATTCCCTAGCCACATATGGCTCAATTTCTTAGTTTTCTTGATATATTATCGCTAAAATATGAATGTCTAAACGGACATTGAAAAAACTTATTTCAAATAGAGGTAAACTCTACTATCAATTCAGATAAACTAATTTTTATCACCATTTAAATTATTGAATGTATACATGACAATGACCCACTAATACAtcattttaattatgtttttttaagaTATCATAGTATTTTCTtctatttatgtttttttctccTAACCACCAAACCACTTAAGAATCCATGGACACGACCGTGCATCGCAGGGGTCACAATCTAGTATATATAAACCTAAGATTGTCACAAATGTGTCATCATGATGCAactcaatacaaaaaaaaaatgaaacgaaACAAAGATAACCAAAAAAAGTTTACATGTAAACatgatttcttttttaatataccAATATACACGCACAGATTGACAAGCCAAGTCTCTTTCGTGCAATTTTCCTTTCCTCTAACAAGAGTAGAGAACCACTCCCACCCAACATTCTTAGTAACTAACAATATTTCAATAGGATTCCATACACAATTTTTTAACACCACCTTATTTCTACCCAATCAAATACACCAACAAACTAAAAGGCataaaaaagcaataaaagaatatttaacAGCTCCACCCAAAATGCGGCGAATGCGGTCCACCACATCAACCCCCAAAACGGCTCCATGGGTGCCAACCATGGCCCTTCTATTCTCCTCCATTGTCAAGCCCAACCAAGCCAGCAcctcctaataataataataataataataataataataataataataataataataataataataataataataataataataataataataat
Encoded proteins:
- the LOC131657173 gene encoding vicilin-like, coding for MAAITKKASFPLLMLLGIALLACVSSRSDLENPFIFESNRFQTLFENENGHIRLLQKFDQRSKIFENLQNYRLLEYKSKPHTIFLPQQTDADFILVVLSGRAILTVLKPDDRNSFNLERGDTIKLSAGTVAYLVNRDDDEDLRVLDLAIPINRPGQLQSFLLSGNQNQPSILSGFSKNILQASFNTDYEEIEKVLLEGHEKETQQRRSLRDKRQQSQEEDVIAKLSRRQIQELSKNAKSSSKRSLSSEFEPFNLRSSNPIYSNKFGKFFEVTPERNPQLQNLDILVNSVDIKEGSLLLPHYNSRAILIVTVNEGNGDFELVGQRNENQQGQRKEDDEEEEQGEEEINKQVINYKAKLSQGDVFVIPAGHPVAIRAFSNLNLLGFGINAENNQRNFLAGEEDNVISQIHRSVKDLAFPGSAQEVDILLGNQKQSYFANAQPQQRERGSHETRDRLSSILDAF